The segment CAATACCAGTTAGTATATCCAAAGCACAAACCACATTAACGGTAGATCAATATGATGAAGGCATCTACGAAGTAATAAATGCCCTAAACAATACTCTTCTTACAGGTACATTAGTACAGACAAGTAACAGCAAAGCTTTAGGCAACAAAGAAATAACTGTTACCGTTGAAGGCAGTGATTATACTGTTACTACTGATAATGAAGGTAAATTCATATACAAATATGATGTTACTCAACTGGCTGAAGGTTTATCAATATCCATTAAATATAATGGTGATGAATTATACCAAGCTAGTCAGGAATATAGCGGTACCTTTGACATAGAAGCACTTGACACAACCATCATATTGGATGAAGACCCATTATCAGAGGTCAATGAAACAACTACAATCTCAGGTAAATTAACCGATAACTACAACAACCCAATACCAAATACTGACGTAAAACTAGAAATAACAGGCGTAAATGATATCGTTACAGTTACAACAGACTCAGAAGGAAAATTCAGTTATGATGTAATCTACAATGACGTACTGGAAGTAACAGTTGAAGCATCACTAGCCAATGCAGTATTATATGAAGCAGAACCTGCTACCATGACATTCAATGTAGTGGTCGGTCCAAAAAGAACCAACCTTACAATTGAAACAGGAAGTGGAAGTGGAAACAACATCAATATCGTTGATGTAACCCCATACTTCAATGAAGTAATCACAAACGGTACACTCATAGACATATTCAAAGAACCAGTAGCCGATGCAACAATAAAAATACTAATCAACAATGAAGACTACTCACAAACAACAGACTCAGAAGGAAAATTCACACTGGTATACAACGCAACACAAGGACTAACCACATACAACATAAGCGTAGAATTTGAAGGAAATGATGCATATAAACCAGCAGGAGAAGTATACACCGGAACATTCAAAACAGAAGCATTCGACATAACAGTAACAGTCGATGAAAACTTCCCAGAAGAAATACTCATAGGAGATGAAATAACAATAACAGGTACTGCAACATTACAAAACCAGACCTTGAAAAACAATGAAATAGTTCTAACTATTGGTGGTACAAAATTCACAACCGCAACAGATGAGGAAGGTAAATACTCATACACCTACACAGTAGTAAAAAATGGTAACATTCCAGTTATAGCTAATGCAACATTTAGTAATGCTGACATTAAAGTAGGACAGACAAGCTTCTTTGTAGCAAAACCTGATGTAAATATCGACTTAGATGAAATTGCCGATACAAAAGTATACTCTGATGTTACATTAAACGGTAGAATCTACATAGCACAGAACGATACTCCTATAGAAGATAGTTTAATACTTAAAATCAACGGTAATTCATATGATTTATCCAGTGATGAGGATGGAAACTTTAACTATGTATTTACTCCATCACAAGCAGGCACATATGAGATATCAATATCATATGCTAATGTAAGGTATAATGCCCATAACATTTCATTCCAAGTAACTGCAATACAAAGACAGGCACAACTTGTTAATGACAAATTAGCTGTAGCAGTTAAAGTAAATGACTTGTTTAGCATTACTGGTTTATTAACAGATGAGACAAACACTCCAGTATCCAATGCTGAGGTAATATTCATAATCAATAATGAAGAATATAGCAATGTTACCGATGAAAATGGTCGTTATGAATATAACTATCAAGCAACAAAAACTGGTGTTAATAATCAATATGAAGTAAAATATTCTGGTGATAATAATTACGTCTATGCTAAAAATTATGTCGGATCATTCTTTGACGTTGAAGCAGCAAAAGCAGATCTTACATTATATGTAACGGATACATCAGTAAACAAGAAGACCATCATAAGCGGTACTGTTTCAGACAAAAATGAAAACTTCCTAAGTAATGTCAATCTAATAATTGACGTGAAAAATTCACAACTTCAAACAAAAACTGATGATACGGGAATGTTTAATGTAGAATACACTCCTACAAAAACAGGTCAGACTACCGTAACAGTAACTGTTAAAGATGACAATTACCTTGAAGAAAGTGAAACCACGACATTCAATGTTGATAAAGAAACAACAATTACCACGATAAGTCCTGTAAAAGTAAATGAAAACCTTGAAGCAGACTTAACTGCAATTGTTACAGACTCTGACAATAACCCATTAACTAGTGGTAAAACAGTATTCAAAATAAACGGTAAAACAGTCAAAGACGAAAACGGTAAGGTAATCTATAGCAAGATATCAAACGGTCAAGCATCCCTGGCATACACATTCACACAGGATGACATCAACAACAACGTATCAATATCAGCGGTATTCAGTGGTTCAAGCAACTATGTCTCATCATCAAGTCAAAAAGTAACTATTATAACAGCAGAGGACCATGACATTACAATTACTCTTGATGACATAACCGCAACACAAGGTGAGTCAATCACAATCACGGCAGTAGTGAAAGACTATGATGAAAATGTAAACACGGGTAAAATAGTGTTCAAAATAAACGGTAAGACAATAAAGGATGAAAACAACAAGGTTATCTACTCACCGGTTGAAAATGGAATAGCATCCTGTGAATACCCAATACCGGAAACTATGAAAACAAGGACATACAACCTAACAGCAGTATTCACTGCAAGCCAGTACAACAGAACAGAAGCAAACGCTCAATTAACTGTTGAAGCTGCAGAAAACAACGGCACAAACCCAACTGGCACAGTACATATCATTACAAATGATAATATTGACCAATATATTACTAAAAATGGATTAACAAGCCTGGTATCTGCCGGTGATACTCTTGATATACAAGGTACTATCGACAAACAAAATTCACTTGTAATAAACAAGCCAGTAAATGTTATTTCATCCACCAAGGATGCCGTTATTAGCTTACATACTAATGCTGGTTCCTATTTAGGTGAAGATCCGGGTAACTGTTTTGTTGTAAACAAAGCTGGTTCAGGTTCAAATGTAAGTAACTTATACTTATATAATACCGAATGTTGGATGTATAACAACTATGATGTAACCTTATACAACATGACGATGTATGTTCAAGATGCACGTGTCGGTAGTGGAGTAGGACAGACTGCCATAAGATATTGTGAAAGATTCACAATGGATTCATGTGTAGTTTACACAGAAAACAATGGTGGAAGTACTTCCATAGCATTAACCGGTACTAGTGATGCTCTTATTAAGAATACTACAATTCAAGGAGTAGGTAATGTAGGAAATATATTATACCTAGCTAATTCATATAACATGAATGATCAGCCATCAGGTTTCACTATTAGAAATACCAATATTACTGTTGATGGCTGTATGTTAATAGGCGAATGTAATGCAGCCATTAATTATGCAATGATGAACAATGCTAAAGACTGTAAACTAATAAACACAACAGTTCATACTGCAGGCCAGTATGGTTATCTTGATACGGGAACCAATGGTATTGCTATTGGAAACAAAATGTATGGTGCTAGTGGTTTAGTTGTCAGAGCTGGTTGTGATGCATATGATAACGTATTCTATGGAACTGGTAAATTAACCGCATATGAAAGATCAAGAATCTACAACAATACAATCAAAACAATAGCTGTCAGCGGATTAAATGTACTTGTAGAAAACAACACAATAGATAGTGTTGAACTTAAATCCACTAGTGCAACATATATGGTAAATAATTCAGTAATATCCAACAACAACATTACAGGTAACATAAAAAGTGAAGGTCTTTCAAGTAAAAGAGCCAATTCAAACGTTACTATAAAAGGTAATATCATCGGTGGAAGCATAACTCTTTCACAAACGATTACACACACTATTGAAAACAATACAATATCTGGTTCAATCAGCATCCCAAGTAGTGCTGCTGATACCCTTGTCAGATATAATACAATTATTACAAGCAATCAATATGCAATAACAAATGCCATAGCATCAAGTGTGATTATAAACAACTACCTAGTATCAAATAACAACGGATTGTTGGGAAATGCCGCAGTATCAGATACAAGTAGAAAAGCAACAATTGCAAACAACACACCAAATGATGCATTCTATACCCATGTCACATTTGAGGACGTCACCGGTACTGTTGGTGAAAACATAAATATCGCAATAATTGTATCTAATGAAAATGGTGAAAACACTGACGGAGAAATATACCTGAAAGTCAATGATGAAATATTAACAAATGAGGATGGAAACACCATCACATTAGAAGTATCTAATGGTATGGCAATGCTTGATAACTACATCATACCAACCGAATGGTTAAAATCAGATACAATTCTAACAGCCGTATACACGAATGGTGCATACACAATAACAGAAAGCACATCAATGAACATCGAGAAAATGGATGCATTTGTGGAAATTACCACAGAAGACCTGACAGCGACAGCAGGCAGTCAAATCACCTTAACAGCAAGAGTAACAGACAATAATGGTGAACTGATTAACGGTCAGCTGGCATTCAAACTCGACGGCAACACACTTGAAGACAATGATGAAAAACTCATATTCGTAAATGTAATCGATGGAATCGCAACTTATGAATACACAATCCCAGGTGACATGCAAACAGGTTCATACACCTTAACGGCAGTATTTGAAAATACATACTATCAACGCTGCGATGACGTTAAAACATTGATAATAGAATAGAAATATTCTATTTAACATTTTTTTTTCTTTTATGCTGTCACTTTGACCATGACTTTCAAATAACTATATTTTGAATAATCATATCCAATAGTTAACTTAAACTGACATTAATATACTCTTTAGTATTTATTAAATACCAACCTAATCATTAACCATCCATCCAATAATATTCAATTCTAGCTTTAATTCATTTATGGCAATATTATATTCATTATTCATAATATACCCTAGAGCATATCTATCTTTTTTAATCATATTGAAAAAAAGAAGATTTAATACTGTTTTATTACATAATATATATCATAATGAAATTCACTTTAATTTTTATAAAAAATTAAAAAAAGAATAGTTCTGATTTGTAAATAGAAATTTTTTATAATTGAAAATAAAGTTATTATAAAAAATATAATGCAATATTACGAATTAAAAAATGATTTCATTATGTCTTTTGATTTAAATCAAAAAATAAAAACTATAGTTGATAAGAATGAATAAAAAATTAAAACATTCTTCGATATTTCTTTTATTTGCACTATTGTTGATATTGGCAAGTGGTATAACCACTGCAGCTGATGTTGATAATGATAACACAGATATATCGGACAATATAATAACAGAAACGGTTGATGACAGTGCTTCAAGCACACCACAAGCAACCGATAATAATAATAATATAGAGACGAAAACTATAAAAAAAGCAGATAGTTACGATACATATACAACAACTGCTTCTGAAAGTAATGGATTAGTAAAAGAGGATAAGAACCTGAAAACAAGTGTAAGAGAGGGTACTGTAACAGCAAACGCTTCAAGTGGATATGCGGGTGAAAAAGTTAACCTACACATAACTGCCGGTGGAACAGCACTTTCTTCTACAAGTTATACCTTTGTAGTAACTGTTAAATTAAATGATACACTATATTATACGGGAAATCATAAAGTTACTTCAGCAAGAAATGGAGATTTAACATGGACCGTTCCTGATGTAAATCCGGGTACATATACTCTTTACATGGAATGGAACTACAACAATGGTTTCCGTGGAGCTTACGGTACTACTCAATTTACAGTACTAAAGGATGCTCTGGAAACCAAAATATCAGAAGTTCCAACCGTTAGTGGCGAAGCAGGAAATACCATACTACCTATTACAGTAACTACTACAAATGGAGCAGCCATTACAGGTTCATCTACAATAACGGTTAAGGATGCGGATACTACACTTATAGAAGATTATTCAATAGAAAACGGTGTGGCAAATGTATCCGTTCCAACAACAAGAACAGGCGAATACGAGCTAACAGTAACCTTTGCCGGAAACGGGAATTATTCCGAATGTACCGGTACCATACCTGTCAGCGTATCAAAAGCAACTACGACATTAATTGTAGACCAGGACGATGAAGGTATCTATGAAGTAATTAATGTACTCAACAACACCCTTCTTACGGGTAAGTTAATTCAAACAAGCAACAATGCTACATTAAACAATAAGGAATTAACAATCAATATAGACGGCGTTGATTATATTGTTACCACAGATGATGAAGGTAAATTCATATACAAATACCCTGTAACTCAACTGGCCGAAAGCGTACCTGTATCTATCAAATTTGCAGGTGATGATTTATACATAGCCAGTGAAGAAATAAGCGGTACGTTTGACATTGAATCCCTTGATTGTCAAATAATACTTGATGAAGATCCATTATCAGAGGTCAATGAAACCACAACAATTTCAGGTAAAGTAACTGATAACTACAATAATCCAGTAAGCAACGCTGAAGTTAACCTTCAGATAACAGGTGTTGCCGATACCGTTACAGTTACAACGGATGAAGAAGGTAAATTCTCATATGATGTCGAATATAATGATGTACTTGAGGTAACAGTAACGGCATCCATGAAAAATCAGGCATTATATGAAGCAGAAACTGCAACCATGACATTCAATGTCGTTGTCGGTCCAAGAAGAACCAACCTAACAATTGAAACAGGTTTAGGTACTGAAACCACAATTGACATAGTTGATGTAACGCCATACTTCAACGAAGTAATAACCAACGGTACACTCATAGACATATTCAAAGAACCAGTAAGTGACGCCACAATAAAAATATTGATTAACGGCGAAGACTACTCACAAACAACAGATTCAGAAGGTAAATTCACATTAACATACAACGCAACAGAAGGATTAACCCCATACAACATAAGAGTAGAATTCGAGGGTAACGATGCATACAAGCCGGCAGGCGAAGTATACACCGGAACATTCAAAACCGAGGCATTCGACATAACAGTAACAGTCGATGAAAACTTCCCGGAAGAAATACTAATAGCAGATGAAGTAACAATAACGGGTAGTGCCACCCTTCAAAACCAGACACTTAAAAACAATGAAATAGTACTTACAATAGACGGCAAGAAATACACAACCACAACTGATGATGAAGGTAAATACTCATACACATATACCGTATTAAGAAACGGCGACATACCAGTAATAGCTAATGCAACATTTGCCAATGCAGATGTTAAAGTTGGTCAGTCAAGCTTCTTTGTAGCAAAACCGGCAGTAAACATCGACTTGGATACAACAGAGTTTACAACGAAGGTATACACAGGAATTACATTAAACGGTAGAATCTACATAGCTCAAAACGATACGCCAATTGAGGACAACTTAGACTTAAGAATCAACGGCAAATACTACAGCTTGGCAAGTGACGAGCAAGGAAACTTCAACTATGTATTCACGCCGGAACAGGCAGGAACATATGAAATAACCGTTTCATACGGAAATGTTCGATATGACGTTCAAGATGCCACGGCTCAGGTAAATGCAATACAAAGATCTGCCCAAATAGTAAACGATAAACTGCCTATAGCAGTAAAGGTAAATGACATCTATACTATATCAGGATCACTATTAGATGAAGACGACAGTCCAATAGCCAATGCTGAGGTAGTATTCAAGATTAACGATGAGACATTCACCAACACCACCGATGAAAACGGTCGCTATGCATACAACTATCAGACAACAAAAAAAGAGGACAATAACCAGTATGAAGTAAGTTACTCCGGTGACAACAATTACGTCTATGCCAAAAACTACGTCGGATCATTCTTTGACGTTGAAGCAGCATCAGCAGAGATTTCATTATATGCCGAGAATACATCAGTAAATGTAGCCACCACTCTAAGCGGTACGGTATCTGATAAAAACGACAACTACTTAAAGAACATTAATGTAGTAATCATTATTAAAAACAAGCAAATTCAAACAACGACAAACAATGAAGGAATGTTCACAGCAGAATATACTCCTACAAAAATCGGAGAACATGTCGTGAGAGCCACCATAGTCGACGACAACTACCTTGAAGAGTCAGTTGAAACAACGTTCAACTCAGAAAAGGTAGAGACCACA is part of the Methanosphaera sp. BMS genome and harbors:
- a CDS encoding Ig-like domain-containing protein, whose translation is MNKKLKHSSIFLLFALLLILASGITTAADVDNDNTDISDNIITETVDDSASSTPQATDNNNNIETKTIKKADSYDTYTTTASESNGLVKEDKNLKTSVREGTVTANASSGYAGEKVNLHITAGGTALSSTSYTFVVTVKLNDTLYYTGNHKVTSARNGDLTWTVPDVNPGTYTLYMEWNYNNGFRGAYGTTQFTVLKDALETKISEVPTVSGEAGNTILPITVTTTNGAAITGSSTITVKDADTTLIEDYSIENGVANVSVPTTRTGEYELTVTFAGNGNYSECTGTIPVSVSKATTTLIVDQDDEGIYEVINVLNNTLLTGKLIQTSNNATLNNKELTINIDGVDYIVTTDDEGKFIYKYPVTQLAESVPVSIKFAGDDLYIASEEISGTFDIESLDCQIILDEDPLSEVNETTTISGKVTDNYNNPVSNAEVNLQITGVADTVTVTTDEEGKFSYDVEYNDVLEVTVTASMKNQALYEAETATMTFNVVVGPRRTNLTIETGLGTETTIDIVDVTPYFNEVITNGTLIDIFKEPVSDATIKILINGEDYSQTTDSEGKFTLTYNATEGLTPYNIRVEFEGNDAYKPAGEVYTGTFKTEAFDITVTVDENFPEEILIADEVTITGSATLQNQTLKNNEIVLTIDGKKYTTTTDDEGKYSYTYTVLRNGDIPVIANATFANADVKVGQSSFFVAKPAVNIDLDTTEFTTKVYTGITLNGRIYIAQNDTPIEDNLDLRINGKYYSLASDEQGNFNYVFTPEQAGTYEITVSYGNVRYDVQDATAQVNAIQRSAQIVNDKLPIAVKVNDIYTISGSLLDEDDSPIANAEVVFKINDETFTNTTDENGRYAYNYQTTKKEDNNQYEVSYSGDNNYVYAKNYVGSFFDVEAASAEISLYAENTSVNVATTLSGTVSDKNDNYLKNINVVIIIKNKQIQTTTNNEGMFTAEYTPTKIGEHVVRATIVDDNYLEESVETTFNSEKVETTTVINTVRVNENLEANLTASIIDSNNNIVPSGKLVFKINGKTIKDENNKVFYIKIADGQAVLPYTFTQDDIDNNVSISAVFSGSSNYYSSTSQKTYILFDDMHESTLTTSDITVYAGETVTFTAKVTDYGENINAGKVVFKINGKTIKDENNKVIYSPVENGIASCEYTIPETMKAKTYNITAVFTASQYNRTEANAQLVIESLPVDNQTESNETVPDNWHIITNSNVNQYITASGLSSLVSPGDTLDIRGTIDQQHSLVINKPINIVSTTKDAVINLHTVAGSLMGEDPGNCFVVNKAGSGSNISSLYLYNTECWIFNTHDVVLHNMTMYVKDQRVGSGVGQTAIRYSDNITLDSCFIYTENNGGSTSMALTGTSNILIKNTTIQGAYGSGQVGNILYLGNRYNTGDKPGDFTLGVDTNITIVNSTLLGDCRGPITVLTYYGSATNVTFINNTIDVNGSYGQLDTGSNGIATGNKFYGEGSMVVRANAHAYDNVFYGSGTTTVYANSNLYNNTLNKLIVAGTNQVIEHNTISSVELGSGSYMPDNSVLAYNNITGSISSKGSSRTKLNNNITIRNNNIGGSITLTYTTAHVIENNNMTGTISITSYAGNTIIRNNTIITTSQYAVTVANASTQVIDNYLVSNNNQLFGNSAVSDTTHNAIIANNSPASEFYTHIVFEEVTGIVGENINVAMYVTNDNGENTDGAICLKVNDELLYDEDGNIIVLEVAGGFAMLDNYIIPTQWLKSDTILTALFTNGVYSISESTSMNIEKMDACVEITTEDLTVAAGSQITLSARVTDSNGEAINGQLAFKLNGNTIEDNDEKLIFVDVVDGIATYEYTLPSDMTSGTYTLTAVFENAYYLRSDDSRTLTIE